The following proteins are encoded in a genomic region of Candidatus Methylospira mobilis:
- the eno gene encoding phosphopyruvate hydratase: MSKIVDIRAREVLDSRGNPTVEADVVLDSGSIGSAIVPSGASTGTREALELRDGDKTRFLGKGVLKAVENIHNILRPRLIGHDSHDQQGLDERMIELDGTDNKSKLGANALLAVSLANAHAAANNLKKPLYELLNDSGRFVLPVPMMNIINGGAHADNSLDVQEFMIVPAGAPSFREALRYGAEVFHHLKKVLHERGFSTGVGDEGGFAPNLPNNEAAVGIILEAINNAGYTAGKDIFLALDVASSEFYKDGVYELSAENRKLNSAELTDYLSAWVDKYPLISIEDGLAEGDWDGWKSHTEKLGGKIQLVGDDLFVTNTAIFKQGIDKGIANAILIKVNQIGTLTETLQAIAMARAAGYGAIISHRSGETEDTTIADLAVASGVGQIKTGSLSRSDRVAKYNRLLRIEEALGERAVYAGKTVLRTAG, translated from the coding sequence ATGAGCAAAATAGTAGACATCAGAGCGCGTGAAGTGCTCGATTCCAGAGGCAATCCAACCGTAGAAGCAGACGTCGTTCTCGATTCCGGCAGTATCGGCAGTGCGATTGTACCGTCAGGCGCATCCACAGGCACGCGCGAAGCCTTGGAACTGCGCGACGGCGACAAAACCCGTTTCCTGGGTAAAGGCGTACTCAAGGCGGTGGAAAATATCCATAATATCCTGCGTCCCCGGCTTATCGGCCACGACAGTCATGATCAGCAGGGTCTGGATGAACGTATGATCGAGCTGGACGGCACCGACAACAAGAGCAAGCTCGGCGCGAACGCCTTGTTGGCGGTTTCCCTCGCCAACGCGCATGCCGCCGCCAATAATCTCAAAAAACCCCTGTATGAATTGCTGAACGACTCAGGCCGGTTCGTGCTGCCGGTGCCGATGATGAACATCATCAATGGCGGCGCGCATGCCGACAACAGCCTGGATGTCCAGGAGTTCATGATCGTGCCGGCAGGCGCTCCGAGCTTCCGTGAAGCGCTGCGTTACGGCGCCGAAGTTTTCCATCATCTGAAAAAAGTGCTGCATGAGCGCGGATTCAGTACCGGCGTAGGCGATGAAGGCGGTTTTGCGCCCAACCTGCCCAATAACGAGGCCGCGGTCGGCATCATACTGGAAGCGATAAACAACGCAGGCTACACTGCGGGCAAGGATATCTTCCTGGCGCTTGACGTCGCCAGCTCCGAATTCTACAAGGATGGCGTCTACGAGTTATCGGCGGAGAATCGCAAGCTTAATAGCGCGGAACTGACCGACTACCTTTCCGCCTGGGTCGATAAATACCCGTTGATCAGCATCGAAGACGGGCTGGCCGAGGGCGACTGGGACGGCTGGAAATCGCACACCGAAAAGCTGGGCGGCAAAATCCAGCTGGTCGGCGACGATTTGTTCGTCACCAACACTGCGATCTTCAAGCAAGGCATAGACAAGGGCATCGCCAATGCCATCCTGATCAAGGTCAACCAGATCGGCACCTTGACCGAAACCTTGCAGGCAATTGCGATGGCGCGGGCGGCCGGTTATGGCGCGATAATTTCGCATCGCTCCGGCGAAACCGAGGACACCACCATTGCCGATCTGGCGGTCGCCAGCGGCGTGGGCCAGATCAAGACCGGTTCATTGAGCCGTTCCGATCGCGTCGCCAAATACAACCGCTTGTTGCGTATTGAAGAAGCATTGGGCGAGCGCGCGGTTTATGCGGGGAAAACCGTGCTCAGAACTGCGGGCTGA
- the kdsA gene encoding 3-deoxy-8-phosphooctulonate synthase, whose product MKLCGYEIGPDQPLFLIAGTCVIESEALALDTAGKLKEITGALGMPFIYKSSFDKANRSSHLSYRGPGLEQGLKVLEKVRVQIGVPVLTDVHEDTPLDEVAAVVDVLQTPAFLCRQTDFIQRVAAAGKPVNIKKGQFMAPQDMKHVAAKAQATGNPNIMVCERGVSFGYNNLVSDMRSLVIMRETGCPVVFDATHSVQLPGGQGTASGGQREFIPALAKAAVAVGISGLFMETHPKPEEALSDGPNSWPLGQMRALLELLVGIDRIVKNKPPAR is encoded by the coding sequence ATGAAGCTTTGCGGTTACGAAATCGGTCCTGATCAACCCCTGTTTCTGATTGCAGGCACCTGCGTGATCGAAAGCGAAGCGCTGGCGCTGGATACCGCGGGCAAACTGAAAGAAATAACCGGCGCGCTCGGCATGCCTTTTATTTACAAATCTTCTTTCGATAAGGCCAACCGTTCCTCTCACCTAAGCTACCGCGGGCCGGGTCTGGAGCAGGGACTGAAAGTACTCGAAAAGGTGCGCGTGCAAATCGGCGTCCCGGTACTGACCGATGTGCACGAGGATACGCCGCTGGATGAAGTCGCCGCCGTGGTCGACGTATTGCAAACGCCGGCTTTTTTGTGCCGGCAAACCGATTTCATACAGCGTGTCGCCGCTGCCGGCAAGCCGGTCAATATCAAAAAGGGCCAGTTCATGGCGCCGCAGGACATGAAGCATGTTGCCGCCAAGGCTCAGGCGACCGGTAACCCGAACATCATGGTGTGCGAACGCGGCGTTTCCTTCGGGTATAACAACCTGGTTTCGGATATGCGTTCGCTGGTTATTATGCGCGAAACAGGGTGCCCGGTCGTTTTTGACGCCACGCATTCGGTGCAGCTCCCCGGCGGGCAAGGCACGGCATCCGGCGGCCAGCGCGAGTTTATCCCCGCGCTGGCGAAAGCTGCGGTGGCGGTAGGCATTTCCGGGCTGTTCATGGAAACTCATCCGAAGCCGGAAGAAGCCTTGAGCGACGGACCCAATTCGTGGCCGCTCGGTCAGATGCGGGCGTTGCTGGAACTACTGGTTGGCATCGACCGTATTGTTAAAAACAAGCCGCCGGCTCGATAG
- the ispD gene encoding 2-C-methyl-D-erythritol 4-phosphate cytidylyltransferase, with protein MLLPKTTQSAMNNSVTPKFWGIVPAAGAGKRMGASIPKQYLSIRGKPVLAHTLERLLAVIEIEQLIVALSPEDEYWETLALTAHPRIRRVNGGKERADSVLSALQYLSGFATADDWVLVHDAARLCITVSDVRRLIEQMRHHPVGGILAAPSSDTLKEVSGSDILATADRSRIWRAQTPQMFRLHALKNALEQAACSGMAVTDEASALELQGLQPAIVEGRADNIKITRPEDLALAAFYLEQQCSE; from the coding sequence ATGCTGCTTCCGAAAACTACACAATCAGCGATGAATAACAGCGTTACCCCGAAATTCTGGGGCATAGTGCCCGCAGCCGGGGCGGGAAAACGCATGGGCGCATCGATACCCAAGCAATATCTTTCCATACGCGGAAAACCGGTGTTGGCGCATACGCTGGAACGGCTGCTGGCGGTAATCGAAATCGAACAGCTGATCGTGGCGCTGAGTCCTGAAGATGAGTATTGGGAAACGCTTGCGCTGACCGCTCATCCACGTATCCGGAGAGTAAACGGTGGAAAGGAAAGAGCGGACTCCGTGCTCTCGGCGCTGCAATATCTTTCCGGTTTCGCCACGGCGGACGACTGGGTGCTGGTGCACGACGCGGCGCGTTTGTGCATCACCGTATCCGATGTCCGGCGCTTGATCGAGCAAATGCGCCACCACCCGGTGGGTGGCATACTCGCCGCGCCCAGCAGCGATACCCTCAAGGAAGTCAGCGGCAGCGACATCCTCGCCACGGCGGATCGCAGCCGGATCTGGCGCGCGCAAACGCCGCAAATGTTTCGTCTGCACGCGCTGAAAAATGCGCTGGAGCAGGCCGCCTGCTCCGGTATGGCCGTCACCGACGAAGCCAGCGCGCTGGAATTGCAAGGTCTGCAGCCCGCCATTGTCGAAGGACGCGCCGACAATATCAAAATCACCCGGCCGGAAGATCTTGCTCTGGCCGCTTTTTACCTGGAGCAACAATGTTCAGAATAG
- the ftsB gene encoding cell division protein FtsB gives MRKLLLFLIIVLILLQFRLWFGDSNLLELEELKQRADELTQRVHERKERNAALEAEIMDLKRGTDAIEERARFDLGMIREGEHFIQVLENPQQEPETAVPQNSAPEIKKAARPVAPKAKPRHTAQRAEAATPATTADHAASENYTISDE, from the coding sequence ATGCGTAAACTGCTTCTATTCCTGATTATTGTTCTGATTTTACTCCAGTTCCGGCTCTGGTTTGGCGACAGCAACCTGCTTGAACTGGAGGAGCTCAAACAACGAGCGGATGAGCTCACCCAGCGCGTCCACGAGCGCAAGGAGCGCAATGCAGCCCTGGAAGCTGAAATCATGGATCTGAAGCGCGGCACCGATGCCATAGAAGAACGCGCCCGCTTCGATCTCGGCATGATACGCGAGGGCGAGCACTTCATTCAGGTGCTGGAAAATCCGCAGCAGGAGCCTGAAACCGCTGTCCCGCAAAACAGTGCGCCTGAAATCAAAAAAGCTGCCCGCCCCGTAGCGCCAAAAGCAAAACCCAGGCACACAGCTCAACGTGCCGAAGCGGCAACGCCCGCAACAACGGCAGACCATGCTGCTTCCGAAAACTACACAATCAGCGATGAATAA
- the dapA gene encoding 4-hydroxy-tetrahydrodipicolinate synthase: MIQGSIVALVTPMDEAGGLDLSALDRLVEFHIEQGTDAIVAVGTTGESATLDEDEHCAVIARVVKQVAGRIPVIAGTGSNSTREAVNLTRRAWSEGADACLLVTPYYNKPTQEGLYLHHKTIAEAVDIPQILYNVPGRTVCDMLPETAARLSFVPNIIGIKEATGNLDRLHEILRLSKPGFLLYSGDDASACEFCLQGGKGVISVTANVAPGLMHSMCAAAISGDREIALAIDGKLSGLHKALFIESNPIPVKWAASAMGYGKGIRLPLTRLTNASEPVIRAAMHQANVPI, from the coding sequence ATGATACAAGGTAGCATCGTGGCATTGGTTACGCCGATGGACGAAGCGGGCGGGCTGGATTTATCCGCGCTTGACCGGCTGGTCGAGTTTCACATAGAACAGGGTACCGACGCCATCGTTGCCGTGGGAACGACGGGGGAATCAGCAACGCTGGATGAAGACGAACATTGCGCGGTTATCGCTCGAGTAGTGAAACAGGTTGCCGGACGCATTCCGGTGATAGCCGGAACCGGGTCAAATTCGACGCGCGAGGCGGTGAACCTGACCCGGCGCGCCTGGAGCGAAGGAGCCGATGCCTGTTTACTGGTGACACCTTATTACAACAAGCCGACCCAGGAGGGTCTATACCTCCATCACAAGACGATTGCCGAGGCAGTCGACATCCCCCAGATTCTCTACAACGTACCCGGACGAACAGTCTGCGACATGCTGCCGGAAACGGCGGCGCGCCTGTCCTTTGTGCCGAATATTATCGGGATCAAGGAAGCGACCGGAAATCTTGACCGCCTGCATGAAATTCTACGTTTGTCGAAACCCGGCTTTTTACTGTATTCAGGAGACGATGCCAGCGCTTGCGAATTCTGCCTGCAGGGCGGGAAAGGGGTAATTTCGGTGACGGCCAACGTAGCGCCCGGGCTCATGCACAGCATGTGCGCCGCCGCGATATCCGGCGACCGGGAAATCGCGCTTGCTATCGACGGCAAGCTTTCGGGTTTGCATAAGGCTCTGTTTATCGAATCCAATCCGATTCCGGTCAAATGGGCGGCATCTGCAATGGGATACGGAAAAGGGATTCGTTTGCCGCTGACGCGGCTCACCAACGCAAGCGAGCCGGTAATACGCGCGGCGATGCATCAGGCGAACGTGCCGATTTAA
- a CDS encoding glycine cleavage system protein R: protein MRLVITLAGENRPELIMELTRLVKECKCTILESRMTELEDDFAAHMMVEANWNHIVRLEDSLEAFGNRYPLKIQHLRGRETPKNEEEQAALPYAVDIVAGDQLENIHELAEFFFNRDIRVIDVSTSRYPAPFSASPLFLAHLIVIIPSQLKIVSLRDDFLEFCDQQNLDAILEPIKR, encoded by the coding sequence ATGCGACTTGTTATTACGCTAGCCGGTGAAAATCGGCCGGAACTTATCATGGAATTGACGCGTCTGGTCAAGGAGTGCAAATGCACGATCCTGGAAAGCCGCATGACCGAGCTGGAAGACGACTTTGCCGCGCATATGATGGTCGAGGCCAACTGGAACCATATTGTCAGGCTGGAAGACAGTCTGGAAGCTTTCGGCAACCGCTACCCGCTCAAAATTCAGCATTTGCGTGGCAGGGAAACGCCTAAAAACGAAGAAGAGCAGGCTGCGCTTCCCTACGCCGTCGATATCGTCGCCGGCGACCAGCTCGAAAACATACATGAACTTGCCGAATTCTTTTTCAACCGGGATATCCGCGTTATCGATGTCAGCACCAGCCGCTATCCCGCCCCTTTCAGCGCCAGTCCGCTGTTTCTGGCTCATCTGATCGTGATCATCCCGAGCCAGTTGAAAATTGTGAGTTTGCGCGACGATTTTCTCGAGTTTTGTGATCAACAAAACCTCGACGCAATATTGGAACCCATCAAACGTTAA
- the bamC gene encoding outer membrane protein assembly factor BamC — translation MDNMKEADQKSMFRTIVALGFMVALTGCSYITDLFPDKQKAYRYSEDIPPLEIPPDLTSSTIKGLPGNGGGARDALASQSNEQIADTSNVKSSELAMPAKRTKAIVAVLAQGDDDVPFVDVAAPFAETWNLVGRAMGRLELEVTEQSRSDRQYFVYFGGEKSGKTNDEQGWWQSLLGGDDSAAPDEKAEQFHVKLEPKDSHTHIYVLDNAGKPVLQGAGLRLLKKLSDTLDGFEKQEFIKSALPGEPQSGATVVSSLKQDDRGAPVVDIQAPAAESWNYVGRALSQMEVKVTDKNRSGQLYFVDYNGKEQEGGAWSSFTTALGGSNEATESFHLKLEPYGGLTRVHVLDASNKPVSDGLGLKLITQLQHGLDELAKPASK, via the coding sequence ATGGATAATATGAAAGAAGCGGATCAGAAAAGCATGTTTAGAACGATAGTTGCATTGGGCTTCATGGTTGCGTTGACGGGATGTAGTTACATTACCGATCTTTTTCCGGACAAACAGAAAGCATATCGCTACAGCGAGGATATCCCGCCGCTGGAAATTCCGCCGGACCTGACTTCATCCACCATCAAGGGGCTGCCTGGAAACGGTGGAGGCGCACGCGATGCTCTGGCTTCGCAATCGAACGAGCAGATTGCCGACACATCGAATGTCAAATCGTCCGAACTGGCGATGCCCGCCAAGCGAACCAAGGCGATAGTTGCCGTCCTGGCTCAAGGTGATGACGATGTGCCGTTCGTGGATGTCGCCGCGCCGTTTGCCGAAACCTGGAATTTAGTCGGTCGCGCCATGGGACGCCTGGAACTCGAGGTTACCGAACAGAGCCGTAGCGACCGGCAGTATTTCGTCTATTTCGGAGGCGAGAAAAGCGGCAAAACCAATGATGAACAGGGATGGTGGCAATCCTTGCTCGGAGGCGACGATAGCGCGGCGCCCGATGAAAAAGCCGAACAATTCCATGTGAAGCTGGAGCCGAAAGACAGCCACACCCATATCTACGTGCTGGACAACGCAGGCAAACCGGTATTGCAGGGCGCGGGACTCAGACTACTCAAAAAACTGAGCGATACTCTGGACGGTTTCGAAAAACAGGAGTTTATCAAGAGCGCCTTACCGGGTGAGCCGCAATCCGGAGCGACGGTGGTCTCCAGCCTGAAACAAGACGATCGGGGCGCGCCCGTCGTCGACATACAGGCGCCGGCGGCGGAAAGCTGGAATTATGTCGGTCGCGCCTTGAGCCAGATGGAAGTCAAGGTAACCGACAAGAACCGCTCGGGTCAATTGTACTTCGTTGATTACAACGGCAAGGAACAAGAGGGCGGGGCGTGGTCTTCTTTCACGACCGCGCTGGGCGGCTCCAATGAGGCAACGGAATCATTTCATCTGAAGCTGGAGCCGTACGGCGGTCTTACACGCGTTCATGTGCTGGATGCATCCAACAAACCGGTTTCCGATGGTTTGGGGCTTAAATTGATTACACAGCTGCAGCACGGCCTGGACGAGCTCGCGAAACCGGCTTCGAAATGA
- a CDS encoding CTP synthase: MTKYIFITGGVVSSLGKGIAASSLAAILEARGLRVTMTKLDPYINVDPGTMSPYQHGEVFVTEDGAETDLDLGHYERFLRTTMRKVNNFTTGQIYENVIRKERRGEYLGATVQVIPHITDEIKRVIGLSGDGYDIALIEIGGTVGDIESLPFLEAIRQMRVDLGEDHTLFIHLTLVPYIASAGELKTKPTQHSVKELRTIGIQPDILICRSDRAIPQGERKKIALFTNVHESAVFSAVDADSIYRIPSMLHEQGLDEVVIRKLHLDAPAANLSEWNKVIDKLASPRTAVTIAMVGKYVDHPDAYKSLTEALIHAGIHTGIQVDIRYIEAEEIEAHGTANLETVDAILVPGGFGERGIAGMIAAAQFARERRVPYLGICLGMQIAVIEFARHVAGLEKADSTEFVADTPYPVIALITEWIDSSGQVEQREEGGDLGGTMRLGAQQCALIPGTLAHRLYDAADITERHRHRYEFNNRYLEQLEAAGLRISGKSMDGSLVEMIELADHPWFLACQFHPEFTSRPRDGHPLFTGFVQAAHHYKKGHAAS, translated from the coding sequence ATGACCAAATACATATTTATCACCGGTGGCGTTGTTTCCTCGCTCGGTAAAGGCATCGCAGCGTCGTCTCTCGCCGCAATACTGGAAGCGCGCGGCCTGCGCGTAACCATGACCAAGCTGGACCCCTACATCAATGTAGACCCCGGCACCATGAGCCCCTACCAGCACGGCGAAGTCTTCGTAACCGAAGACGGCGCCGAAACCGATCTGGATCTGGGGCATTACGAACGCTTCCTGCGCACCACCATGCGCAAGGTCAACAACTTCACCACCGGGCAGATTTACGAAAACGTCATCCGCAAGGAACGCAGAGGCGAGTATCTCGGCGCTACCGTGCAAGTCATTCCGCATATTACCGATGAAATCAAGCGCGTCATCGGCTTGAGCGGGGACGGCTACGACATCGCGCTGATCGAAATCGGCGGTACCGTGGGCGATATAGAATCGCTGCCGTTCCTGGAAGCGATCCGGCAAATGCGCGTCGACCTGGGCGAAGACCATACCTTGTTCATACACCTGACTCTGGTACCGTACATCGCCAGCGCCGGAGAGTTGAAAACCAAGCCTACGCAGCACTCGGTAAAGGAATTGCGCACCATCGGCATCCAACCCGATATTTTGATCTGCCGTTCGGACCGTGCCATCCCGCAAGGCGAGCGCAAAAAAATTGCCTTGTTCACCAACGTACACGAGAGTGCGGTTTTTTCCGCCGTCGACGCCGACTCCATTTACCGCATACCCTCAATGCTGCATGAGCAGGGGCTGGATGAAGTCGTGATCAGAAAATTGCATCTCGACGCGCCGGCGGCCAACCTGAGCGAATGGAACAAGGTTATCGACAAACTGGCGTCGCCGCGCACCGCTGTCACCATCGCCATGGTCGGCAAGTATGTCGACCATCCGGACGCCTACAAGTCGCTGACCGAAGCGCTGATCCATGCGGGCATACACACCGGCATACAAGTCGATATCCGTTACATCGAAGCGGAAGAAATCGAAGCCCACGGCACAGCCAACCTCGAAACCGTGGACGCAATCCTGGTTCCCGGCGGTTTTGGCGAGCGAGGCATCGCAGGCATGATCGCGGCCGCGCAGTTTGCGCGCGAACGCCGCGTCCCTTATCTGGGCATCTGCCTGGGTATGCAGATAGCGGTTATCGAATTTGCCCGCCATGTCGCCGGTCTCGAAAAAGCGGACAGCACCGAGTTCGTAGCCGATACGCCTTATCCGGTTATCGCGTTGATCACAGAATGGATCGATTCGTCCGGCCAGGTCGAACAGCGCGAAGAGGGCGGAGATCTGGGCGGCACCATGCGTCTGGGCGCGCAGCAGTGCGCGCTGATTCCGGGTACGCTTGCGCACCGGCTTTATGACGCCGCCGACATTACCGAACGCCATCGCCACCGTTACGAGTTCAATAATCGTTACCTGGAACAGCTGGAAGCGGCGGGACTGCGCATATCCGGAAAATCCATGGACGGCAGCCTGGTTGAAATGATAGAACTCGCCGATCATCCCTGGTTTCTGGCCTGTCAGTTCCATCCGGAGTTCACTTCGCGTCCGCGCGACGGACATCCGTTGTTTACCGGTTTCGTGCAGGCGGCGCATCATTACAAGAAAGGACATGCAGCATCATGA
- a CDS encoding peroxiredoxin: MNTPVVGQTVADFTAPTTDETPFVFSSLRGHPVVIYFYPKDSTPGCTQEGQDFNALLPQFQALNCEIVGVSRDSLKSHQNFRCKQNFAFHLLSDPEETLCALFDVIRMKNMYGKQVRGIERSTFLIDANGVLIAEWRKLSVNGHAQIVLDTLREHAVNRP, from the coding sequence ATGAACACGCCCGTCGTAGGACAAACCGTAGCCGATTTTACCGCGCCAACCACGGACGAAACGCCCTTCGTCTTTTCATCATTGCGCGGACATCCAGTGGTGATCTACTTTTATCCCAAAGACAGCACGCCCGGCTGCACACAGGAAGGACAGGACTTCAATGCCCTGCTGCCGCAGTTTCAGGCGTTGAACTGCGAGATTGTGGGCGTTTCGCGTGATAGCCTGAAATCCCACCAGAATTTTCGCTGCAAACAGAACTTCGCATTCCATCTGCTGTCCGATCCGGAGGAAACGCTTTGCGCCTTGTTCGATGTTATCCGCATGAAGAACATGTATGGTAAACAGGTGCGGGGTATAGAGCGCAGTACCTTCCTGATCGACGCCAATGGCGTGCTGATCGCCGAATGGCGCAAACTCAGCGTCAACGGCCATGCGCAAATTGTGCTGGATACGCTGAGGGAACATGCTGTAAACCGTCCGTGA